The following proteins come from a genomic window of Sphaerisporangium rubeum:
- a CDS encoding S8 family peptidase, which yields MLSPGAASPATAGPRRTVSLLLPALLMAVIALVAPPAAADQVRGSQSRVLRTLGVDAAWRVTRGAGALVAVLDSGVDPRHHDLAGSVVTGPDLTKGAGPRGARPSRLHGTYMASLIAGHGHGPGGADGVIGVAPAAKILSVRVILEDDEPGFRRFNSEARYENVVARGIRYAVDRGADVINMSISKDRPTRQERAAIRYAISKGVVLVAAAGNDGAGRRDAPYSYPASLPGVISVAATDRALHKASFSNRNSLVLVAAPGVDVFGAGPGDQYWVGRGTSQATALVSGVAALIKAKHPKMTPALVAQALTTSARRRTARQYDPGTGFGVVNAARALAEAARLSGHRHTASGAGVQDPDLPVAPGAGGERPQLPPVQVVARDTGLVTTYGAVALAAAACAVAFLALMVVLVRRARRGREHVMIENPQPDRRPRAPT from the coding sequence GTGCTGAGCCCCGGTGCCGCCTCGCCTGCCACCGCCGGTCCCCGGCGGACGGTCTCCCTGCTCCTGCCGGCCCTCCTCATGGCGGTGATCGCGCTCGTGGCGCCGCCGGCCGCCGCCGACCAGGTGCGGGGCAGCCAGAGCCGCGTGCTGCGCACGCTCGGCGTGGACGCCGCGTGGCGGGTCACCCGCGGCGCGGGGGCCCTTGTGGCGGTGCTCGACTCCGGTGTGGACCCCCGCCACCACGACCTTGCGGGCTCGGTGGTCACCGGGCCCGACCTCACCAAGGGAGCGGGTCCGCGCGGCGCGCGGCCGAGCCGCCTGCACGGCACCTACATGGCCTCGCTGATCGCCGGCCACGGCCACGGTCCCGGCGGGGCCGACGGCGTGATCGGCGTCGCACCCGCCGCGAAGATCCTGTCGGTGCGGGTGATCCTGGAGGACGACGAGCCGGGGTTCCGGCGCTTCAACTCCGAGGCCAGGTACGAGAACGTCGTCGCGCGCGGCATCCGCTACGCCGTCGACAGAGGCGCCGACGTCATCAACATGTCGATCTCCAAGGACCGGCCCACCCGGCAGGAGCGCGCCGCCATCAGGTACGCCATCTCCAAAGGCGTCGTGCTGGTCGCCGCGGCCGGCAACGACGGCGCCGGCCGCAGGGACGCGCCGTACTCCTACCCGGCGTCCCTGCCGGGGGTGATCTCGGTGGCGGCGACCGACCGCGCGCTGCACAAGGCGTCGTTCTCCAACCGCAACTCCCTGGTGCTGGTGGCCGCTCCAGGCGTCGACGTCTTCGGCGCGGGCCCGGGAGACCAGTACTGGGTCGGCAGGGGCACCTCGCAGGCCACGGCGCTGGTCTCGGGTGTCGCGGCGCTGATCAAGGCCAAGCACCCCAAGATGACCCCCGCTCTGGTGGCCCAGGCGCTCACGACCAGCGCGCGGCGCCGCACGGCACGCCAGTACGACCCCGGCACCGGGTTCGGCGTGGTGAACGCGGCGAGGGCTCTGGCCGAGGCCGCGCGGCTGTCGGGCCACCGCCACACCGCGTCGGGGGCCGGGGTGCAGGACCCGGACCTGCCGGTCGCGCCGGGAGCCGGCGGGGAGCGGCCGCAGTTGCCGCCTGTGCAGGTGGTGGCCAGGGACACCGGCCTGGTCACGACGTACGGAGCGGTCGCGCTCGCCGCCGCGGCGTGCGCCGTCGCCTTCCTCGCCTTGATGGTCGTCCTCGTGCGCCGCGCCAGGCGCGGACGCGAACACGTGATGATCGAAAACCCCCAACCGGACCGACGTCCCCGAGCGCCGACGTAG
- a CDS encoding CDP-glycerol glycerophosphotransferase family protein — translation MATGATSAPTGDVVADRLRAAQDLHDRGEPLDAVIAAVHAGGLSRAQRRRLHTEALSGPLGLRLEAAARRDATRLRHAIDLLRDYLAGVDDHVKRRLPVARRLAFHLVEHRDPAELAQGDELAGLVAAAAEPSKRVRRGLAWYADLPVNAPQELFRLRRSDLVPVTEVSDVSWHDGRLRVSGHAYLVGLSVRSRRFNRATVVLRGPRWVPPISVRTRRVLRPEATYEAAEPGCNYDWAGFVAEISPWSLRWRAALRSAVHDVKRLVRGRPRVRDTTTWHADIVIWSRGARATGAVRGPVIGRTERPAGLRVRPRLWMRPTWTSDRGFQVVLQPTRATLTAVRHTGDQVELEGFLPGAKVAKGRARLGGHRMAADFTPVDGGTRFTVQLAVPALLKERDARRLWVEPKGDPAAPVLMEGAAEVHVPIGRSEVTVLRDRRDRLVLSAHRVWPVITSATWDDDGSLTLAGSYPDTDQGQRELVLRQRTGQTYRVPVRRSGAEFSVRLSPAAMHRFGGTVPLASGAWSLAFAGGKGTTAPLRVEHDLLDTLDEEPHVLSGRSYRLVATRFDVPVLVAAEERPDDEKGAGGLWSMRRVHYPAQRRTPLREATVYVSFDGRSYSDSARAVYEERLRRGDDREHIWVVRDGAFVPPDAAALGLGNGIRPTVVREGSREHYTAMATSRHIITNTLLPQWFRAREDQICVQMWHGSPLKRVGGDQRHMSRDPRPPAWYRQAAEVANWDLLVTQSPWASEVLCGAFGYGGEVLESGYPRNDVLAHRDRADLATAVRRALGVPAGKRVVLYAPTWRDHDRRNSSVRLDLAEARRVLGRDHVLLVRGHMMQAAPVAAGLTVPGPASVVRPGPMARESVFAIDVTTYPDMADLLLIADVLITDYSSVMYDFAVTRRPMVFFTYDHERYRNSRGMYLDLRTQAPGPVLSDAADVIEAVRLIDALSGDYADRYESFVSTYVPRDDGKATARLVDHVFTDPGDR, via the coding sequence ATGGCAACCGGAGCCACGTCCGCGCCGACCGGCGACGTCGTCGCCGACCGGCTGCGGGCCGCCCAGGATCTGCACGACCGGGGTGAGCCGCTCGACGCCGTGATCGCGGCCGTCCACGCGGGCGGTCTGTCCCGCGCGCAGCGCCGCCGCCTGCACACCGAGGCACTGTCCGGCCCGCTCGGCCTGCGCCTTGAGGCCGCGGCCCGGCGCGACGCCACCCGGCTGCGTCACGCCATCGACCTGTTGCGCGACTATCTGGCCGGGGTGGACGACCACGTCAAGCGCCGGCTGCCGGTGGCGCGCAGGCTGGCGTTCCACCTGGTCGAGCACCGCGACCCCGCCGAGCTGGCCCAGGGTGACGAGCTGGCCGGTCTGGTGGCCGCGGCCGCCGAGCCGTCCAAGCGGGTGCGCCGCGGCCTGGCCTGGTACGCCGATCTTCCCGTGAACGCGCCGCAGGAGCTCTTCCGCCTGCGCCGTTCCGACCTGGTGCCGGTCACCGAGGTCTCCGACGTCTCGTGGCACGACGGACGGCTGCGCGTCAGCGGCCACGCCTACCTCGTCGGCCTGTCGGTCCGCAGCCGCCGGTTCAACCGCGCGACCGTGGTGCTGCGCGGCCCCCGCTGGGTGCCGCCGATCTCCGTGCGCACCCGGCGCGTCCTGCGGCCCGAGGCCACCTACGAGGCCGCCGAGCCCGGCTGCAACTACGACTGGGCCGGTTTCGTCGCCGAGATCAGCCCGTGGTCGCTGCGCTGGCGCGCGGCCCTGCGCTCCGCCGTCCACGACGTCAAGCGCCTGGTGCGCGGCCGTCCCAGGGTGCGCGACACCACCACGTGGCACGCCGACATCGTGATCTGGAGCCGTGGCGCGCGGGCCACCGGCGCGGTGCGCGGTCCGGTGATCGGCCGCACCGAGCGTCCGGCCGGGCTGCGGGTGCGTCCCAGGCTCTGGATGCGGCCCACCTGGACCTCGGACCGGGGGTTCCAGGTCGTGCTCCAGCCGACCAGGGCCACGCTGACCGCCGTGCGGCACACCGGCGACCAGGTCGAGCTGGAGGGTTTCCTGCCAGGCGCCAAGGTCGCCAAGGGCCGCGCGCGGCTCGGCGGCCACCGCATGGCCGCGGACTTCACACCGGTCGACGGCGGCACACGGTTCACCGTGCAGCTCGCGGTGCCCGCGCTGCTGAAGGAACGCGACGCGCGGCGCCTGTGGGTCGAGCCCAAAGGCGACCCGGCGGCGCCGGTCCTCATGGAAGGCGCGGCCGAGGTCCACGTGCCGATCGGCCGCAGCGAGGTCACCGTGCTGCGCGACCGGCGCGACCGGCTCGTGCTGTCGGCGCACCGGGTGTGGCCGGTCATCACCTCGGCCACCTGGGACGACGACGGCTCGCTGACCCTCGCGGGTTCCTACCCCGACACCGATCAGGGCCAGCGCGAGCTCGTGCTGCGTCAGCGCACCGGCCAGACCTACCGCGTGCCGGTCCGCCGGTCAGGCGCCGAGTTCTCCGTGCGGCTGTCGCCGGCCGCCATGCACCGCTTCGGCGGCACGGTGCCGCTGGCCTCCGGCGCCTGGAGCCTCGCGTTCGCCGGCGGCAAGGGCACGACCGCGCCGCTGCGCGTGGAGCACGACCTGCTCGACACGCTGGACGAGGAGCCGCACGTCCTTTCCGGCCGCTCGTACCGCCTGGTGGCCACGAGGTTCGACGTGCCGGTGCTCGTCGCGGCCGAGGAGCGGCCCGACGACGAGAAAGGCGCCGGCGGCCTGTGGTCGATGCGCCGGGTGCACTACCCCGCGCAGCGCCGCACCCCGCTGCGCGAGGCGACGGTGTACGTCTCGTTCGACGGCCGGTCCTACTCCGACAGCGCACGCGCGGTGTACGAGGAGCGGCTGCGGCGCGGGGACGACCGCGAGCACATCTGGGTGGTGCGCGATGGCGCGTTCGTGCCGCCGGACGCCGCCGCGCTCGGCCTCGGCAACGGCATCAGGCCCACGGTGGTGCGCGAAGGCAGCCGTGAGCACTACACCGCGATGGCGACGTCACGTCACATCATCACCAACACCTTGCTGCCTCAGTGGTTTCGCGCGCGCGAGGACCAGATCTGCGTGCAGATGTGGCACGGCTCGCCGCTGAAGCGCGTCGGCGGCGACCAGCGCCACATGTCCCGCGACCCACGTCCGCCGGCGTGGTACCGGCAGGCCGCCGAGGTGGCCAACTGGGACCTGCTGGTGACGCAGAGCCCGTGGGCCTCCGAGGTGCTGTGCGGGGCCTTCGGGTACGGCGGCGAGGTGCTGGAGTCGGGGTACCCGCGCAACGACGTGCTCGCGCACCGCGACCGCGCCGACCTCGCCACCGCCGTGCGGCGCGCGCTCGGCGTGCCGGCCGGCAAGCGCGTGGTGCTGTACGCACCCACGTGGCGCGACCACGACCGCCGCAACTCCTCGGTGCGGCTGGACCTCGCCGAGGCGCGGCGGGTGCTCGGCCGCGACCATGTGCTTCTGGTGCGTGGCCACATGATGCAGGCGGCGCCGGTCGCGGCCGGCCTCACCGTGCCGGGCCCGGCGTCGGTGGTGCGGCCGGGGCCGATGGCGAGGGAGTCGGTGTTCGCCATCGATGTGACCACCTATCCCGACATGGCCGACCTCCTGCTGATCGCCGACGTGCTGATCACCGACTACTCCTCGGTGATGTACGACTTCGCGGTGACCCGCCGTCCCATGGTGTTCTTCACCTACGACCACGAGCGTTACCGCAACAGCCGCGGCATGTACCTCGACCTGCGCACGCAGGCGCCTGGTCCTGTGCTGTCGGACGCGGCCGACGTGATCGAGGCGGTGCGCCTGATCGACGCGCTGTCCGGCGACTACGCCGACCGCTACGAGTCGTTCGTCAGCACCTACGTTCCGCGTGATGACGGCAAGGCCACCGCGCGCCTGGTGGACCACGTCTTCACCGACCCCGGCGACCGCTGA
- a CDS encoding S8 family serine peptidase encodes MLRRAVARLGATGTVLALACLVAGPMPVAAARDVRGDQRWVLDALNAEKAWQVSRGEGVTVAVLDTGVDPSVPVLRGKVTVAPDMKSSMYDDAPRQGSHGTAMASVIAGSGQDGGLRGVAPDARILSVPVIADEEQDDDEAVEPDDGVGPMAESPLSRGLRYATDNGAQVISMSLGAYGSQRPDREAIAYALSRGVVLVAASGNDGDSVYAKEHGTSFWSFPAGYPGVIGVGAVDKKLKPTEFSSDNLSVMVAAPGEDVPAMFPNGGYGLVEGTSVSAALVAGVVALIKAKYPALRPELVVQALTSSARDRPRAGYDDKVGFGVVDAAAALTKAGELGGYRVSLPVRDDMHFGAGATAPAPTPPGPDPLRMWVFGGGVLLGLIAFGTGVIVLMRRSERHAGAR; translated from the coding sequence ATGTTGAGGCGCGCGGTGGCCCGCCTCGGCGCCACCGGCACGGTGCTCGCTCTGGCGTGTCTCGTGGCGGGCCCCATGCCGGTGGCCGCCGCGCGTGACGTGCGCGGCGACCAGCGATGGGTCCTGGACGCGCTCAACGCCGAGAAGGCCTGGCAGGTCAGCCGCGGTGAGGGTGTGACCGTCGCGGTGCTCGACACCGGTGTCGACCCCTCGGTGCCGGTGCTGCGCGGCAAGGTGACCGTCGCGCCGGACATGAAGTCGAGCATGTACGACGACGCGCCGCGCCAGGGTTCGCACGGCACGGCGATGGCGTCGGTCATCGCGGGCTCGGGCCAGGACGGCGGCCTGCGCGGCGTCGCGCCGGACGCGCGCATCCTGTCGGTGCCGGTGATCGCCGACGAGGAGCAGGACGACGACGAGGCCGTCGAGCCCGACGACGGCGTGGGCCCGATGGCGGAGAGCCCGCTGTCACGCGGCCTGCGGTACGCCACCGACAACGGCGCGCAGGTCATCAGCATGTCGCTCGGCGCCTACGGAAGCCAGCGTCCCGACCGCGAGGCCATCGCGTACGCGCTGTCGCGCGGGGTGGTCCTGGTGGCGGCCAGCGGCAACGACGGCGACAGCGTCTACGCCAAGGAACACGGCACGTCCTTCTGGTCGTTCCCCGCGGGCTACCCCGGCGTGATCGGCGTGGGTGCGGTGGACAAGAAGCTCAAGCCGACCGAGTTCAGCAGCGACAACCTGTCGGTCATGGTGGCGGCCCCCGGTGAGGACGTGCCGGCGATGTTCCCCAACGGCGGCTACGGCCTCGTCGAGGGCACCAGCGTGTCGGCGGCCCTGGTGGCGGGGGTGGTGGCGCTGATCAAGGCCAAGTACCCGGCGCTGCGTCCCGAGCTGGTGGTGCAGGCCCTCACGTCCTCGGCCAGGGACCGGCCACGTGCCGGCTACGACGACAAGGTCGGGTTCGGCGTGGTGGACGCCGCCGCGGCCCTCACCAAGGCCGGCGAGCTCGGCGGTTACCGGGTCTCGCTGCCGGTCCGCGACGACATGCACTTCGGCGCCGGCGCCACGGCCCCCGCTCCGACGCCGCCGGGCCCCGACCCGTTGCGCATGTGGGTGTTCGGCGGCGGTGTGCTGCTCGGACTGATCGCCTTCGGCACGGGGGTGATCGTGCTGATGCGCCGGTCCGAACGCCATGCGGGTGCGCGCTGA
- a CDS encoding MGMT family protein, giving the protein MNGVSDPTPFAERVLDLVDRIPAGKVMSYGDVAEYLAEGGPRQVGRVMATWGGGVPWWRVVRADGRPVIGHESRCLARWRAEGTPMRGERADMRTARWTGDHQ; this is encoded by the coding sequence GTGAACGGGGTGAGTGATCCGACGCCGTTCGCCGAGCGGGTCCTCGATCTGGTGGACCGGATCCCGGCCGGCAAGGTGATGTCGTACGGCGACGTCGCGGAGTACCTCGCCGAAGGCGGCCCACGGCAGGTCGGCCGGGTCATGGCGACCTGGGGTGGCGGTGTGCCGTGGTGGCGGGTCGTGCGGGCCGACGGCCGGCCGGTGATCGGTCACGAGAGCCGGTGTCTGGCCAGGTGGCGGGCCGAAGGCACACCGATGCGCGGGGAGCGGGCCGACATGCGCACGGCGCGCTGGACTGGTGATCATCAGTGA
- a CDS encoding ATP-dependent DNA helicase, translating to MSPPVLDEHQRAVVAHEGGPLLVLAGPGTGKTTTIVESVVDRVERRGGDPERVLVLTFSRKAAQELRERITARMRRTTKTPLALTFHAYAYALLRREAVLAGEQPPRLLTGPEQLLEIRRLLRGEVEDGAADWPSPMRDPLKTRAFAEELRDLLARAAERGLDGDDLVRLGRAHSRKDWEAAGRFAHRYADRFDLDPTPTLDYAELIRAAVALLAGSEVRRRERAAYDVVYVDEYQDTDPAQEALLHHLAGDGRDLIAVGDPDQSIYGFRGADVRGILDFPRRFRTTGGQEAPVVALRVCRRSGPDLLAASRRVAARLPVPPMPSLTPEPSPSAAGVLDWDGLDWLDAPGQDGADGDGVNGSGDAASGGANGSGKPGPGAANGSGTASGRVARRFSGEDHRGLTSVDDADPGEVRVMLADSETQEAAVVADTLRRAHLLENVPWSRMAVLVRSAKLQVPMLRRALIAAGVPVLVNGDEVPLAQEPGVRPLVAVLRVAVSPETLDVATAEELLTGPFGGTDAIGVRRLRRALRAAELEATSDGDGAPPRTADELLVTALRDPSVLVPVEPHIAVPAERVATLVSVAREAVRAGVSPEEALWDIWQASGLADRWTDASITGGYRGAQADRDLDAVMTLFDHASRFVDRLPHAGPRVFLDDLASQEIPANTLAAHAPDAEAVRILTAHRAKGLEWDVVVVAGVQEGVWPDLRLRGSLLGVDELVEAAHGAAPGAADAASAALSSKLLAEERRLFYVAATRARRRLVVTAVGGEDTDERPSRFLSELLPGAIEEAAVDERARWLSMAALVAELRAAVCDAARPDRLRRAAAGHLARLARAGVPGAHPDEWYALTPLSDDRPLTWPENIVRISPSAVENFSKCGLRWLLETAVGASGTDVSRSLGSVIHALAALATTGGAADDLGKRLDEVWDELDFGGVWFNRRQRVVAEQMVGRFLTWHEGNPRELVGVEESFTAVLSDGVQIRGRVDRVERDGEGRAVIIDIKTGGTKPSDGDLARHPQLGVYQLAALLGAFERHGLTEPGGAALVQVGKAAGKEPREQQQPALADDPQPEWAETMVRDVATGMAAGVFKAQVNDGCRTCAARASCPVNDAGNQVC from the coding sequence ATGTCGCCTCCGGTGCTCGACGAGCACCAGCGTGCGGTGGTGGCTCACGAGGGTGGCCCGCTGCTCGTGCTGGCGGGCCCCGGCACCGGCAAGACCACCACGATCGTCGAGAGCGTCGTCGACCGGGTGGAGCGCCGCGGCGGCGACCCCGAGCGTGTGCTCGTGCTGACCTTCAGCCGCAAGGCGGCCCAGGAGCTGCGCGAGCGTATCACCGCGCGTATGCGGCGCACCACGAAAACGCCGCTGGCGCTCACCTTCCACGCGTACGCCTACGCGTTGCTGCGCCGCGAGGCCGTGCTCGCGGGGGAGCAGCCGCCGCGCCTGCTGACCGGGCCCGAGCAGCTCCTGGAGATCCGCCGCCTGCTGCGCGGCGAGGTCGAGGACGGCGCGGCCGACTGGCCGTCCCCCATGCGCGACCCGCTGAAGACCCGCGCGTTCGCCGAGGAGTTGCGCGACCTGCTCGCCAGGGCCGCCGAGCGCGGCCTGGACGGCGACGACCTCGTGCGGCTCGGCCGGGCCCACTCGCGCAAGGACTGGGAGGCGGCGGGCCGTTTCGCGCACCGCTACGCCGACCGTTTCGACCTGGACCCCACCCCGACCCTCGACTACGCCGAGCTGATCCGCGCCGCCGTGGCTTTGCTGGCCGGCAGCGAGGTGCGGCGGCGCGAGCGCGCGGCGTACGACGTGGTGTACGTGGACGAGTACCAGGACACCGACCCCGCGCAGGAGGCCCTGCTCCACCACCTCGCGGGGGACGGCCGCGACCTGATCGCCGTCGGCGACCCCGACCAGTCGATCTACGGTTTCCGTGGCGCCGACGTGCGCGGCATCCTCGACTTCCCCCGCCGTTTCCGCACCACCGGCGGCCAGGAGGCCCCCGTGGTGGCGCTGCGCGTCTGCCGCCGCAGCGGCCCCGACCTGCTCGCCGCGTCCCGCCGCGTCGCCGCGCGCCTCCCCGTCCCCCCCATGCCGTCCCTCACCCCGGAGCCGAGCCCTTCGGCGGCCGGCGTGCTCGACTGGGACGGGCTGGACTGGCTGGACGCACCCGGCCAGGACGGCGCGGACGGCGACGGTGTCAACGGCTCAGGTGACGCCGCTTCCGGTGGCGCGAACGGTTCAGGCAAGCCGGGTCCCGGCGCCGCGAACGGCTCCGGTACCGCGAGCGGCAGGGTCGCGCGGCGTTTCAGCGGCGAGGACCACCGGGGCCTGACGTCCGTGGACGACGCCGACCCCGGTGAGGTCCGGGTCATGCTCGCCGACAGCGAGACCCAGGAGGCCGCCGTCGTCGCCGACACGCTGCGCCGGGCCCACCTGCTGGAGAACGTCCCGTGGTCGCGCATGGCGGTGCTCGTGCGCTCCGCCAAGCTCCAGGTCCCGATGCTGCGCCGCGCGCTCATCGCCGCCGGTGTGCCGGTCCTCGTCAACGGCGACGAGGTGCCGCTCGCGCAGGAGCCCGGCGTCCGGCCGCTGGTCGCCGTCCTGCGGGTGGCCGTGAGCCCCGAGACGCTGGACGTCGCGACCGCCGAGGAACTGCTCACCGGCCCGTTCGGCGGCACCGACGCCATCGGGGTGCGCCGCCTGCGCCGCGCGCTGCGCGCCGCCGAGCTCGAAGCCACGTCCGACGGGGACGGCGCGCCGCCGCGCACGGCGGACGAGTTGCTGGTCACCGCGCTGCGCGACCCGTCGGTGCTGGTGCCGGTCGAGCCGCACATCGCCGTCCCCGCCGAGCGGGTCGCCACGCTGGTCTCCGTGGCACGCGAGGCCGTGCGCGCAGGTGTCTCCCCCGAGGAGGCGCTGTGGGACATCTGGCAGGCCTCCGGGCTCGCCGACCGGTGGACCGACGCCAGCATCACCGGCGGGTACCGCGGCGCGCAGGCCGATCGCGACCTCGACGCCGTGATGACGCTGTTCGACCACGCCTCGCGTTTCGTGGACCGCCTGCCGCACGCCGGCCCCCGCGTCTTCCTCGACGACCTCGCGTCGCAGGAGATCCCCGCCAACACCCTGGCCGCGCACGCACCCGACGCCGAGGCCGTGCGCATCCTCACCGCGCACCGCGCCAAGGGCCTGGAGTGGGACGTCGTGGTGGTCGCGGGTGTCCAGGAAGGCGTGTGGCCCGACCTGCGGCTGCGCGGCTCGCTGCTCGGCGTCGACGAGCTCGTGGAGGCCGCGCACGGCGCCGCGCCGGGTGCCGCCGACGCCGCGTCCGCCGCGCTGTCGTCCAAGCTGCTGGCCGAGGAACGGCGCCTGTTCTACGTCGCCGCCACCCGCGCGCGCCGCCGCCTGGTCGTCACGGCGGTCGGCGGCGAGGACACCGACGAGCGGCCCTCGCGTTTCCTGTCCGAGCTGCTTCCCGGCGCGATCGAGGAGGCCGCGGTCGACGAGCGCGCCAGGTGGCTCAGCATGGCCGCGCTGGTGGCCGAGCTGCGGGCCGCGGTGTGCGACGCGGCGCGTCCCGACCGGCTGCGCCGCGCCGCCGCCGGTCACCTGGCCCGCCTGGCGCGTGCCGGCGTGCCGGGGGCCCACCCCGACGAGTGGTACGCGCTCACGCCGCTGTCGGACGACCGGCCGCTGACCTGGCCGGAGAACATCGTGCGCATCTCGCCGTCCGCGGTGGAGAACTTCAGCAAGTGCGGCCTGCGGTGGCTGCTGGAGACGGCGGTCGGCGCGTCCGGCACCGACGTGTCCCGCAGCCTCGGCAGCGTCATCCACGCGCTCGCGGCGCTCGCCACCACCGGCGGGGCCGCCGACGACCTCGGCAAGCGGCTCGACGAGGTGTGGGACGAGCTGGACTTCGGCGGCGTGTGGTTCAACCGCAGGCAGCGGGTGGTGGCCGAGCAGATGGTCGGCCGGTTCCTCACCTGGCACGAGGGGAACCCGCGCGAGCTGGTCGGCGTCGAGGAGTCCTTCACGGCCGTCCTGTCCGACGGTGTGCAGATCCGCGGCCGGGTCGACCGCGTGGAGCGCGACGGCGAGGGCCGCGCCGTCATCATCGACATCAAGACCGGCGGCACCAAACCCTCCGACGGCGACCTCGCTCGCCACCCCCAGCTCGGCGTCTACCAGCTCGCCGCGCTCCTCGGCGCCTTCGAGCGCCACGGTCTCACCGAGCCGGGAGGCGCCGCGCTCGTCCAGGTCGGCAAGGCCGCCGGCAAGGAGCCACGCGAGCAGCAGCAGCCGGCGCTGGCCGACGACCCCCAGCCGGAGTGGGCCGAGACCATGGTGCGCGACGTCGCCACCGGCATGGCGGCCGGGGTCTTCAAGGCGCAGGTCAACGACGGCTGCCGCACGTGCGCCGCGCGCGCGAGCTGTCCGGTCAACGACGCGGGGAACCAGGTGTGCTAG
- a CDS encoding DMT family transporter, translating into MVNARAPVTRPGTGTAKANETGITARGALGAGTAMFLMGTLPSVSLVLHEYPVYGGQAMRYAGAAVLLLAFMRARGLAHLRLDARELGLLAALAATGLAAFNVFVIESTRHATPATAGTVVATVPVVLALLGPLLARRRPSPRIVVAAVLVAAGAAVVSGLGGGSLLGVLLAAGALACEVGFSLLAVPLLPRLGAIRVSAYTTAMAVPILLVAGLVADGPGVLRVPGTAETFALVYQAVVVTAFAFFCWYDALPRLGPERAGLFSGFLPVGTILCGVVLGLGGPTAADVAGTALVVAGLTAGLTRRRRPPPERAAGPRPVVSGRRGR; encoded by the coding sequence ATGGTGAACGCACGCGCGCCGGTGACAAGGCCGGGGACGGGAACGGCGAAGGCGAACGAGACGGGGATCACGGCACGGGGAGCGCTCGGCGCCGGTACGGCGATGTTCCTCATGGGGACGCTGCCGTCGGTGTCGCTGGTGCTGCACGAGTACCCGGTGTACGGCGGCCAGGCGATGCGGTACGCGGGGGCGGCCGTCCTGCTGCTGGCGTTCATGCGCGCGAGGGGCCTCGCGCATCTGCGGCTCGACGCGAGGGAACTGGGGCTCCTCGCGGCGCTCGCCGCCACGGGGCTCGCGGCGTTCAACGTGTTCGTCATCGAGTCCACCCGGCACGCCACCCCGGCCACCGCCGGCACCGTCGTGGCGACCGTGCCGGTCGTGCTGGCCCTGCTCGGCCCGCTGCTCGCACGCAGGCGTCCGTCCCCGCGCATCGTCGTGGCGGCCGTCCTCGTGGCGGCAGGCGCGGCCGTCGTCAGCGGCCTCGGCGGCGGCTCGCTGCTCGGGGTGCTGCTCGCGGCAGGCGCACTGGCCTGCGAGGTGGGGTTCTCCCTGCTCGCGGTGCCGCTGCTCCCCCGGCTCGGCGCGATCCGCGTTTCGGCGTACACCACCGCGATGGCCGTGCCGATCCTGCTGGTCGCGGGCCTGGTGGCCGACGGCCCCGGCGTGCTGCGGGTCCCCGGCACGGCCGAGACGTTCGCGCTGGTCTACCAGGCGGTCGTGGTGACGGCGTTCGCGTTCTTCTGCTGGTACGACGCGCTGCCTCGCCTCGGTCCGGAACGCGCCGGGCTGTTCTCCGGCTTCCTGCCGGTCGGCACGATCCTGTGCGGCGTCGTCCTCGGGCTCGGCGGCCCCACGGCGGCGGACGTCGCCGGCACGGCCCTGGTCGTCGCCGGCCTCACGGCGGGGCTGACCCGCCGCAGGCGGCCCCCACCGGAGCGCGCGGCCGGCCCCCGGCCTGTCGTCAGCGGTCGCCGGGGTCGGTGA